A genomic segment from Necator americanus strain Aroian chromosome III, whole genome shotgun sequence encodes:
- a CDS encoding hypothetical protein (NECATOR_CHRIII.G11427.T1) — translation MQGSEVHECKVPKQWKISKTVFLYKKGDSHDIGNYRPIYLLSVIYRLFTRVILNKIEKVLDEGQPCEQAGFRKGFSTIDHIHTVSKLIEVSREYRMPLCLTFIDLKKAFDSVETEAVVEALDNQGVPTQYIKVLRELYSNFTTGISPFYKNIIIDVKRGIRQGDIISPKIFTVTLENAMRKLEWDDMGAKVDGRQLHHLHFADDIVLITPSISQAERILTEFDETCGCIGLQLNLQKTMFMRNGWVSDAPFALNGTNISECTYYVYLGRELNMMTPSWAGGDDRLGERIRATRM, via the coding sequence ATGCAAGGTTCTGAAGTTCacgaatgcaaggttcctaaacagtggaagatcagcaagaccgtgttttTGTACAAAAAGGGAGActcacatgacatcggcaactatcgcccaatctacTTGCTATCCGTCATCTACaggctctttacaagagtgatccttaataagATTGAGAAAgtattggatgaaggacagccatgcgagcaagcagggtttcgaaaaggattcagcacgattgaccacattcacactgtttcaaaactcatcgaggtatcacgagagtacaggatgccgctctgtctcaccttcatcgacttaaagaaggccttcgactcagttgagacggaagcggtcgtagaagcattggacaaccaaggcgtccccactcagtatataaaggtacttcgagagttgtacagtaacttcacgaccggaatttcgccattctacaagaatatcatcattgacgtgaagagggggatccgacagggtgatataatctcacccaaaatattcacagtcaccctcgagaacgcaatgcgaaagttggaatgggacgacatgggagcgAAGGTcgacggtcggcagctacaccatttgcacttcgctgatgacatcgtactgataacacccagcatcagccaagcggaacgaatactgaccgaattcgacgaaacctgtggatgcatcggtcttcagctgaacctacaaaagacgatgttcatgcggaacgggtgggtctcggatgccccattcgctctcaacggaacgaacatatccgaatgcacctactacgtttatctgggtcgggaattgaacatgatgaccccgagctgggcaggaggagacgatcggcttggggagcgtataagagcaacgaggatgtag
- a CDS encoding hypothetical protein (NECATOR_CHRIII.G11421.T1): MDNIDEEYERLVEHLHDYANKAESSKTTKRRLSLETLELIRQRGAARAAGNQELTSELARLLRREAGKNIRYARRDFASRKTRMSALRNPKGTTIALRRVMEKIIYDFYSDLFHLPPHHLSEDGHVIPGVLPSEIRHVIRTPEKPSATIHQHPGEALYTLPLQMQGSEVHECKVPKQWKISKTVFLYKKGDSHDIGNYRPIYLLSVIYRLFTRVILNKIEKVLDEGQPCEQAGFRKGFSTIDHIHTVSKLIEVSREYRMPLCLTFIDLKKAFDSVETEAVVEALDNQGVPTQYIKVLRELYSNFTTGISPFYKNIIIDVKRGIRQGDIISPKIFTVTLENAMRKLEWDDMGAKVDGRQLHHLRFADDIVLITPSISQAERILTEFDETCGCIGLQLNLQKTMFMRNGWVSDAPFALNGTNISECTYYVYLGRELNMMTPSWAGGDERLGERIRATRM; this comes from the exons atggacaacatcgacgaagaATATGagcggctcgttgaacaccttcacgactacGCGAACaaggctgagagttctaaaaccaccaagagacgcttgtctcttgaaacgcttgagctgatacgccaacgtggagcagcacgagctgcagggaaccaagaactcacgtccgagctcgcaaggcttttgCGGAGAg aggcggggaaaaacatccgctatgcccgccgagacttcgccagtcgcaagacgaggatgagtgctctccggaacccgaagggaacaaccattgcattgAGAAGggtgatggagaaaatcatctacgacttctactctgatctcttccacttgcctcctcaccatctgagcgaagacggacatgtcattccaggggttctcccgtccgaaatacgacatgttatcag aacacctgaaaaaCCTTCCGCCACTATTCATCAACatcctggcgaggctctttacacgttacctttGCAAATGCAAGGTTCTGAAGTTCacgaatgcaaggttcctaaacagtggaagatcagcaagaccgtgttttTGTACAAAAAGGGAGActcacatgacatcggcaactatcgcccaatctacTTGCTATCCGTCATCTACaggctctttacaagagtgatccttaataagATTGAGAAAgtattggatgaaggacagccatgcgagcaagcagggtttcgaaaaggattcagcacgattgatcacattcacactgtttcaaaactcatcgaggtatcacgagagtacaggatgccgctctgtctcaccttcatcgacttaaagaaggccttcgactcagttgagacggaagcggtcgtagaagcattggacaaccaaggcgtccccactcagtatataaaggtacttcgagagttgtacagtaacttcacgaccggaatttcgccattctacaagaatatcatcattgacgtgaagagggggatccgacagggtgatataatctcacccaaaatattcacagtcaccctcgagaacgcaatgcgaaagttggaatgggacgacatgggagcgAAGGTcgacggtcggcagctacaccatttgcgcttcgctgatgacatcgtactgataacacccagcatcagccaagcggaacgaatactgaccgaattcgacgaaacctgtggatgcatcggtcttcagctgaacctacaaaagacgatgttcatgcggaacgggtgggtctcggatgccccattcgctctcaacggaacgaacatatccgaatgcacctactacgtttatctgggtcgggaattgaacatgatgaccccgagctgggcaggaggagacgagcggcttggggagcgtataagagcaacgaggatgtaa
- a CDS encoding hypothetical protein (NECATOR_CHRIII.G11423.T2), which translates to MKPDKATSLDDISTDVWAVRRSKVRVANTTLFNKIVVGRTIDVWQSSVTVCIWKGKEDIADCTSYSDFKEAGRARVNAAWMRWKMATGVLCDKRVPVRLKSKIYRTVVCPVALYGCECWPTTKAVANKPLGNSVARYGDADVEVDDRCNAKRQSIQ; encoded by the exons atgaagccGGACAAGGCAACCAGTCTTGATGACATATCTACTGATGTCTGGGCTGTCAGGAGATCGAAGGTCCGTGTGGCAAAcacaactctatttaacaagatcgtggTAGGACGGACTATAGACGTTTGGCAAAGTTCCGTGACCGTATGtatctggaaagggaaagaagacattgctgactgcacctcgtacag TGACTTCAAAGAAgcaggtcgagcacgtgttaatgcggcatggatgagatggaaaatggcaacaggtgtactgtgcgacaagagaGTCCCTGTTCgattgaagtcgaagatctacaggacggttgtgtgTCCTGTTGctctttacggatgcgagtgctggccgacgacgaaagcaGTTGCAAACAAACCACTTGGAAACAgtgttgcacgctatggagatgcggatgttgaggtggatgataggtgtaacgctaaaagacaaAGTATCCAATGA
- a CDS encoding hypothetical protein (NECATOR_CHRIII.G11422.T1), with amino-acid sequence MQGSEVHECKVPKQWKISKTVFLYKKGDSHDIGNYRPIYLLSVIYRLFTRVILNKIEKVLDEGQPCEQAGFRKGFSTIDHIHTVSKLIEVSREYRMPLCLTFIDLKKAFDSVETEAVVEALDNQGVPTQYIKVLRELYSNFTTGISPFYKNIIIDVKRGIRQGDIISPKIFTVTLENAMRKLEWDDMGAKVDGRQLHHLRFADDIVLITPSISQAERILTEFDETCGCIGLQLNLQKTMFMRNGWVSDAPFALNGTNISECTYYVYLGRELNMMTPSWAGGDERLGERIRATRM; translated from the coding sequence ATGCAAGGTTCTGAAGTTCacgaatgcaaggttcctaaacagtggaagatcagcaagaccgtgttttTGTACAAAAAGGGAGActcacatgacatcggcaactatcgcccaatctacTTGCTATCCGTCATCTACaggctctttacaagagtgatccttaataagATTGAGAAAgtattggatgaaggacagccatgcgagcaagcagggtttcgaaaaggattcagcacgattgatcacattcacactgtttcaaaactcatcgaggtatcacgagagtacaggatgccgctctgtctcaccttcatcgacttaaagaaggccttcgactcagttgagacggaagcggtcgtagaagcattggacaaccaaggcgtccccactcagtatataaaggtacttcgagagttgtacagtaacttcacgaccggaatttcgccattctacaagaatatcatcattgacgtgaagagggggatccgacagggtgatataatctcacccaaaatattcacagtcaccctcgagaacgcaatgcgaaagttggaatgggacgacatgggagcgAAGGTcgacggtcggcagctacaccatttgcgcttcgctgatgacatcgtactgataacacccagcatcagccaagcggaacgaatactgaccgaattcgacgaaacctgtggatgcatcggtcttcagctgaacctacaaaagacgatgttcatgcggaacgggtgggtctcggatgccccattcgctctcaacggaacgaacatatccgaatgcacctactacgtttatctgggtcgggaattgaacatgatgaccccgagctgggcaggaggagacgagcggcttggggagcgtataagagcaacgaggatgtaa
- a CDS encoding hypothetical protein (NECATOR_CHRIII.G11420.T1) — protein MGLQESYRIPKRKRTRMAICTYNARTLASEAAIEDLMMQAKKIKYDVIGLTETRRRHPLNAVYEPGEELFLGTCDSRGVCGVGILINTSMAKNIDSFEQLTTRTTADERMWSNTSFDYLRCLLSNISKL, from the coding sequence ATGggattgcaggagtcatataggataccgaaacggaaaaggactaggatggcgatctgtacttataacgcacgtacgcttgcatcggaagcggccatcgaagatctgatgatgcaagccaagaagatcaagtacgacgtcatcggactgaccgagacgagacgacgtcaccctctcaacgccgtatatgaacctggagaagaactgttcttaggaacatgcgacagtagaggtgtttgTGGAGTTGGCATCCTcatcaacacgagtatggcaaaaaacatcgactctttcgaacaacttacgacccggaCGACTGCGGATGAgaggatgtggtccaacaccagctttgactatcttcgttgCTTACTCTCCAACATCTCCAAGCTATGA
- a CDS encoding hypothetical protein (NECATOR_CHRIII.G11426.T1) has product MDNIDEEYERLVEHLHDYANKAESSKTTKRRLSLETLELTRQRGAARAAGNQELTSELARLLRREAGKNIRYARRDFASRKTRMSALRNPKGTTIALRRVMEKIIYDFYSDLFHLPPHHLSEDGHVIPGVLPSEIRHVIRTPEKPSATIHQHPGEALYTLPLQMQGSEVHECKVPKQWKISKTVFLYKKGDSHDIGNYRPIYLLSVIYRLFTRVILNKIEKVLDEGQPCEQAGFRKGFSTIDHIHTVSKLIEVSREYRMPLCLTFIDLKKAFDSVETEAVVEALDNQGVPTQYIKVLRELYSNFTTGISPFYKNIIIDVKRGIRQGDIISPKIFTVTLENAMRKLEWDDMGAKVDGRQLHHLHFADDIVLITPSISQAERILTEFDETCGCIGLQLNLQKTMFMRNGWVSDAPFALNGTNISECTYYVYLGRELNMMTPSWAGGDDRLGERIRATRM; this is encoded by the exons atggacaacatcgacgaagaATATGagcggctcgttgaacaccttcacgactacGCGAACaaggctgagagttctaaaaccaccaagagacgcttgtctcttgaaactcttgagctgacaCGCCaacgtggagcagcacgagctgcagggaaccaagaactcacgtccgagctcgcaaggcttttgCGGAGAg aggcggggaaaaacatccgctatgcccgccgagacttcgccagtcgcaagacgaggatgagtgctctccggaacccgaagggaacaaccattgcattgAGAAGggtgatggagaaaatcatctacgacttctactctgatctcttccacttgcctcctcaccatctgagcgaagacggacatgtcattccaggggttctcccgtccgaaatacgacatgttatcag aacacctgaaaaaCCTTCCGCCACTATTCATCAACatcctggcgaggctctttacacgttacctttGCAAATGCAAGGTTCTGAAGTTCacgaatgcaaggttcctaaacagtggaagatcagcaagaccgtgttttTGTACAAAAAGGGAGActcacatgacatcggcaactatcgcccaatctacTTGCTATCCGTCATCTACaggctctttacaagagtgatccttaataagATTGAGAAAgtattggatgaaggacagccatgcgagcaagcagggtttcgaaaaggattcagcacgattgaccacattcacactgtttcaaaactcatcgaggtatcacgagagtacaggatgccgctctgtctcaccttcatcgacttaaagaaggccttcgactcagttgagacggaagcggtcgtagaagcattggacaaccaaggcgtccccactcagtatataaaggtacttcgagagttgtacagtaacttcacgaccggaatttcgccattctacaagaatatcatcattgacgtgaagagggggatccgacagggtgatataatctcacccaaaatattcacagtcaccctcgagaacgcaatgcgaaagttggaatgggacgacatgggagcgAAGGTcgacggtcggcagctacaccatttgcacttcgctgatgacatcgtactgataacacccagcatcagccaagcggaacgaatactgaccgaattcgacgaaacctgtggatgcatcggtcttcagctgaacctacaaaagacgatgttcatgcggaacgggtgggtctcggatgccccattcgctctcaacggaacgaacatatccgaatgcacctactacgtttatctgggtcgggaattgaacatgatgaccccgagctgggcaggaggagacgatcggcttggggagcgtataagagcaacgaggatgtag
- a CDS encoding hypothetical protein (NECATOR_CHRIII.G11420.T2), producing MSTPEERKFSQKLMGLEACNLPMGFKFYAKHSDRSEFPDSGGKPGTVTPGRMGLQESYRIPKRKRTRMAICTYNARTLASEAAIEDLMMQAKKIKYDVIGLTETRRRHPLNAVYEPGEELFLGTCDSRGVCGVGILINTSMAKNIDSFEQLTTRTTADERMWSNTSFDYLRCLLSNISKL from the coding sequence atgtccactccggaagaacggaagttctcccaaaaactcatgggactagaggcttgcaacctgcccatgggttttaaattttatgcaaaacacagtgaTAGAAGCGAGtttcctgattccggaggaaagcctggtacggtaacGCCAGGTAGGATGggattgcaggagtcatataggataccgaaacggaaaaggactaggatggcgatctgtacttataacgcacgtacgcttgcatcggaagcggccatcgaagatctgatgatgcaagccaagaagatcaagtacgacgtcatcggactgaccgagacgagacgacgtcaccctctcaacgccgtatatgaacctggagaagaactgttcttaggaacatgcgacagtagaggtgtttgTGGAGTTGGCATCCTcatcaacacgagtatggcaaaaaacatcgactctttcgaacaacttacgacccggaCGACTGCGGATGAgaggatgtggtccaacaccagctttgactatcttcgttgCTTACTCTCCAACATCTCCAAGCTATGA
- a CDS encoding hypothetical protein (NECATOR_CHRIII.G11418.T1): MVGPEGSKGGFLRIRGSIYTSPPYSYCGRNVVVYFQRHTLDRWENQSVLRGQAYDALELQKATWFWSEDVQAAIREKKSKYKLWWRTRQPEDRDAYLAAKRETK; this comes from the coding sequence ATGGTGGGACCTGagggatcgaaaggaggtttTCTCCGcatccgtggctccatctacacttccccaccctactcgtattgtggaagaaatgtggtcgtctacttccagcgtcaTACGCTTGACCGCTGGGAAAAccagagtgttctccgcggtcaagcgtatgaCGCTCTAGAgctacaaaaggctacgtggttttggagcGAGGACGtccaggcggcaattcgtgaaaAGAAGTCCAaatataagctctggtggaggacacgtcagcctgaagatcgtgATGCTTatctagcggcgaagagggagacCAAataa
- a CDS encoding hypothetical protein (NECATOR_CHRIII.G11423.T1), whose translation MKPDKATSLDDISTDVWAVRRSKVRVANTTLFNKIVVGRTIDVWQSSVTVCIWKGKEDIADCTSYRTVVCPVALYGCECWPTTKAVANKPLGNSVARYGDADVEVDDRRKAAQQTKDSLVGPCEPGCVRCVFMYR comes from the exons atgaagccGGACAAGGCAACCAGTCTTGATGACATATCTACTGATGTCTGGGCTGTCAGGAGATCGAAGGTCCGTGTGGCAAAcacaactctatttaacaagatcgtggTAGGACGGACTATAGACGTTTGGCAAAGTTCCGTGACCGTATGtatctggaaagggaaagaagacattgctgactgcacctcgtacag gacggttgtgtgTCCTGTTGctctttacggatgcgagtgctggccgacgacgaaagcaGTTGCAAACAAACCACTTGGAAACAgtgttgcacgctatggagatgcggatgttgaggtggatgatag GCGTAAGGCCGCGCAGCAGACCAAGGATTCGCTGGTTGGACCGTGTGAACCGGGATGTGTTAGATGCGTGTTTATGTACCGTTGA
- a CDS encoding hypothetical protein (NECATOR_CHRIII.G11419.T1), whose translation MRRLPARGRGRPKKLVRHRKEHPVRLATLNVGTLSGRSRELADSLRKRGVDICCVQETRWKGSKSRRLGDGYKLIYHGTSNRNGFDVTLNETFGNSVTSTMDSGSAIESPTVALKVDTGEVELRVFSAYAPQVGCSEEEKAFFWEDLERHVQSWKAKKYF comes from the coding sequence ATGCGaaggctaccggctagaggacgggGCCGGCCAAAGAaattagtccgccatcgcaaagaacatccagtgcgcctggcaacacttaacgttgggacgcttagcggcagaagtcgtgaactggcagacagtctcagaaaacgcggtgttgacatatgttgtgtacaggagactcgctggaaaggctccaagtcaaggcgcttaggcgatggctacaagctcatctaccacggcacgTCAAATCGCAATGGCTTTGATGTCACATTGAACGAGACGTTCGGAAACAGCGTCACATCGACAATGGACAGTGGATCGGCAATCGAATCGCCTACTGTGGCTCTAAAAGTAgacacaggagaagtggaattgcgagtcttCTCTGCTTACGCGCCACAggtgggctgtagtgaagaagaaaaggcgttcttttgggaagatctggaacGGCATGTCCAATcctggaaagcgaagaagtacttctaa
- a CDS encoding hypothetical protein (NECATOR_CHRIII.G11428.T1), producing MVRKPGHFASRKKNAVSVIERATESVILGVSRFTQVRDGIRSSLLHQRSKIGDAAVFAKESKISWAGHVMRFNDNRWTRAVSDWVPRDIKRTTGRPPTRWSDFFTKSFKENCDALRAPRERRNHWATLARDRDK from the coding sequence atggttcggaaacctgggcatttcgcaagcaggaaaaaaaacgcggtgagcgtcattgaacgcgcaactGAGAGTGTGATattaggagtatcccgtttcacgcaagtgagggacgggattcgaagttctctcctacatcagcgatcgaagattggAGACGCCGCCgtgtttgccaaggaaagtaaaataagttgggccggacacgtgatgcgctttaacgacaaccgttggaccagagccgtgagcgactgggttccccgcgatattaagcgcactacaggaagaccgccgacccgatggtcagatttcttcacgaagtctttcaaagaaaactgtgaTGCTCTTCGCgccccacgcgaaaggaggaaccactgggctactctggcacgcgatcgggacaaatga